A single Actinomadura algeriensis DNA region contains:
- the rpoZ gene encoding DNA-directed RNA polymerase subunit omega — MEGHGVAASSEGITNPSIDELLEVVDTKYGLVSIAAKRARQINAYYAQLGEGLLEYVGPLVETQVQEKPLSIALRETREGLLNAEPIEG; from the coding sequence ATGGAAGGCCACGGAGTGGCAGCCAGCAGCGAAGGCATCACCAACCCGTCGATCGACGAGCTCCTCGAGGTCGTCGACACCAAGTACGGCCTCGTGAGCATCGCGGCCAAGCGCGCCCGGCAGATCAACGCCTACTACGCCCAGCTCGGCGAGGGCCTGCTGGAGTACGTCGGCCCGCTCGTCGAGACCCAGGTCCAGGAGAAGCCCCTCTCGATCGCGCTCCGCGAGACGCGCGAGGGCCTCCTGAACGCCGAGCCCATCGAGGGCTGA
- the coaBC gene encoding bifunctional phosphopantothenoylcysteine decarboxylase/phosphopantothenate--cysteine ligase CoaBC yields the protein MTSGKPRVVLGVGAGIAAYKVCELLRRLTESGHDVRVVPTADALRFVGEPTWAALSGHPVSPDVWDGVSEVPHVRLGQGADLVFVAPATADLLARAAHGLADDLLTNTLLTARCPVVFAPAMHTEMWEHPATRDNVATLRSRGAIVVEPASGRLTGADTGPGRLPDPAELFEVARRVLARGDREHGTGDLAGRHVVVSAGGTREALDPVRFLGNRSSGLQGYALARTAVARGARVTVVAANVALPDPAGARVVPVGSAEEMRGAVLEAAADADAVVMAAAVADFRPAAYRDSKIKKTPDGEPEPIALVKNPDILAELGERRRPDQVIVGFAAETDDVLENGRAKLARKRSDLLVVNQVGETLGFGTPDNAAVVLGADGSRTDVPRGAKERLADTVWDLVAARLKPRG from the coding sequence ATGACGTCCGGTAAACCCCGCGTCGTCCTCGGGGTCGGCGCGGGCATCGCGGCGTACAAGGTCTGCGAGCTGCTGCGGCGGCTCACCGAGTCGGGCCACGACGTGCGCGTCGTCCCCACCGCGGACGCGCTGCGCTTCGTCGGCGAACCCACCTGGGCGGCGCTCTCGGGCCACCCGGTCTCCCCGGACGTCTGGGACGGCGTCTCCGAGGTCCCGCACGTCCGGCTCGGGCAGGGCGCCGACCTGGTGTTCGTCGCGCCCGCCACCGCCGACCTGCTCGCCCGCGCCGCGCACGGCCTGGCCGACGACCTGCTCACCAACACCCTGCTCACCGCCCGCTGCCCGGTGGTGTTCGCGCCCGCGATGCACACCGAGATGTGGGAGCACCCCGCCACCCGCGACAACGTCGCGACGCTGCGGTCCCGCGGCGCGATCGTCGTCGAGCCCGCCTCCGGGCGGCTCACCGGCGCCGACACCGGCCCCGGGCGGCTGCCCGACCCGGCCGAGCTGTTCGAGGTCGCCCGGCGCGTCCTGGCGCGCGGCGACCGGGAGCACGGCACGGGCGATCTGGCCGGCCGGCACGTCGTCGTCTCCGCCGGCGGGACGCGCGAGGCGCTCGACCCCGTCCGGTTCCTCGGCAACCGCTCGTCCGGCCTGCAGGGGTACGCGCTCGCCCGCACCGCCGTCGCGCGCGGCGCCCGCGTCACGGTCGTCGCCGCCAACGTCGCCCTGCCCGACCCCGCGGGCGCCCGCGTCGTGCCGGTCGGGTCCGCGGAGGAGATGCGCGGGGCCGTCCTGGAGGCGGCCGCCGACGCCGACGCCGTCGTCATGGCCGCCGCCGTCGCCGACTTCCGGCCCGCCGCCTACCGGGACTCCAAGATCAAGAAGACGCCGGACGGCGAGCCGGAGCCGATCGCGCTCGTCAAGAACCCCGACATCCTCGCCGAACTCGGCGAACGGCGCCGTCCCGACCAGGTGATCGTCGGGTTCGCGGCCGAGACCGACGACGTCCTCGAGAACGGGCGGGCCAAGCTCGCCCGCAAGCGCAGCGACCTGCTCGTCGTCAACCAGGTCGGCGAGACGCTCGGGTTCGGGACGCCCGACAACGCCGCCGTCGTGCTCGGCGCCGACGGCTCCCGCACCGACGTCCCGCGCGGTGCGAAGGAGCGGCTGGCCGACACGGTGTGGGATCTGGTCGCCGCCCGCCTGAAACCTCGGGGTTGA
- the gmk gene encoding guanylate kinase: MPPDSGAPMTAPDGSRTHGPLARRLTVLSGPSGVGKSTVVAEIRRSHPRVWLSVSVTTRAPRPGETHGVQYFFVDDAGFDRLVAEGELLEWAEFAGNRYGTPRKPVEERLARGEPVLLEIDLQGARQVRGTMPQAQLVFLAPPSWEELVRRLTGRGTEPPEVIERRLDAARVELAAEKEFDVTLVNTSVRDVCSELLALMAVQ; this comes from the coding sequence ATCCCGCCCGACTCCGGCGCACCCATGACTGCGCCGGACGGCTCCCGAACGCACGGGCCGCTCGCCCGCCGGCTGACGGTCCTGTCCGGACCGTCGGGCGTCGGCAAGAGCACGGTCGTCGCCGAGATCCGGCGTTCACACCCCCGGGTGTGGCTGTCGGTCTCGGTGACCACCCGGGCCCCCCGCCCGGGCGAGACCCACGGCGTGCAGTACTTCTTCGTCGACGACGCCGGTTTCGACCGGCTCGTCGCCGAAGGGGAGCTCCTCGAATGGGCGGAGTTCGCCGGGAACCGGTACGGCACCCCCCGCAAGCCCGTCGAGGAACGGCTCGCCCGCGGCGAGCCCGTCCTGCTGGAGATCGATCTGCAGGGCGCCCGCCAGGTGCGGGGCACCATGCCGCAGGCGCAGCTGGTGTTCCTCGCGCCCCCGTCCTGGGAGGAACTCGTCCGCCGCCTCACCGGCCGCGGCACCGAGCCCCCCGAGGTCATCGAACGGCGCCTGGACGCCGCCCGCGTCGAGCTCGCCGCCGAGAAGGAGTTCGACGTCACGCTCGTCAACACGTCCGTCCGGGACGTGTGCTCCGAGCTGCTAGCCTTGATGGCTGTCCAGTGA
- the metK gene encoding methionine adenosyltransferase: MSRRLFTSESVTEGHPDKIADQISDAILDSMLKDDPKSRVAVETLITTGQVHVAGEVTTETYVDIPALIREKILDIGYDSSKKGFDGHSCGVSVSIGAQSPDIAQGVDDAYETRDDADRDKRGDDLDKQGAGDQGLMFGYATNETPELMPLPITLAHRLAQRLSAVRKEGTVPYLRPDGKTQVTIEYDGDRGVRLDTVVVSSQHAPDIDLRELLTPDIKEHVVDPVLAAFELENEGYRLLVNPTGRFEIGGPMGDAGLTGRKIIVDTYGGMARHGGGAFSGKDPSKVDRSAAYAMRWVAKNIVAAGLADRAEVQVAYAIGKAHPVGVFVETFGTEKVDPAKIEKAVDEVFDLRPGAIVRDLDLLRPIYSQTAAYGHFGRSEPDFSWESTDRAKALASAAGL, encoded by the coding sequence GTGTCTCGCCGCCTGTTCACCTCCGAGTCCGTCACCGAAGGACACCCGGACAAGATCGCGGACCAGATCAGTGACGCGATCCTCGACTCGATGCTCAAGGACGACCCGAAGAGCCGGGTCGCCGTCGAGACCTTGATCACGACCGGTCAGGTGCACGTGGCCGGCGAGGTCACCACCGAGACCTACGTGGACATCCCCGCGCTGATCCGGGAGAAGATCCTCGACATCGGCTACGACTCGTCCAAGAAGGGCTTCGACGGCCACTCCTGCGGCGTGTCGGTGTCCATCGGCGCCCAGTCGCCCGACATCGCGCAGGGCGTCGACGACGCCTACGAGACCCGCGACGACGCCGACCGCGACAAGCGCGGCGACGACCTCGACAAGCAGGGCGCCGGCGACCAGGGCCTCATGTTCGGCTACGCCACCAACGAGACCCCCGAGCTCATGCCGCTGCCGATCACGCTGGCGCACCGGCTCGCGCAGCGGCTGTCGGCCGTCCGCAAGGAGGGCACCGTGCCCTACCTGCGCCCCGACGGCAAGACCCAGGTCACCATCGAGTACGACGGCGACCGCGGCGTCCGCCTCGACACCGTCGTCGTGTCCTCCCAGCACGCCCCCGACATCGACCTGCGGGAGCTGCTGACGCCGGACATCAAGGAGCACGTCGTCGACCCGGTGCTGGCCGCCTTCGAGCTCGAGAACGAGGGCTACCGGCTGCTGGTCAACCCGACCGGCCGCTTCGAGATCGGCGGCCCGATGGGCGACGCCGGCCTCACCGGCCGCAAGATCATCGTCGACACCTACGGCGGCATGGCCCGGCACGGCGGCGGCGCGTTCTCCGGCAAGGACCCGTCCAAGGTCGACCGCTCCGCCGCGTACGCGATGCGCTGGGTCGCCAAGAACATCGTCGCGGCCGGGCTTGCCGACCGCGCCGAGGTCCAGGTCGCCTACGCGATCGGCAAGGCCCACCCGGTCGGCGTGTTCGTCGAGACCTTCGGCACGGAGAAGGTCGACCCGGCGAAGATCGAGAAGGCCGTCGACGAGGTCTTCGACCTCCGCCCGGGCGCCATCGTCCGCGACCTCGACCTGCTCCGCCCGATCTACTCCCAGACGGCCGCCTACGGTCACTTCGGCCGTTCCGAGCCCGACTTCTCCTGGGAGTCCACCGACCGCGCGAAGGCCCTGGCCTCCGCCGCCGGGCTCTAG